A portion of the Candidatus Schekmanbacteria bacterium genome contains these proteins:
- the dnaK gene encoding molecular chaperone DnaK, with protein sequence MGKIVGIDLGTTNSVVAVMEGGDVTVIPNAEGSRTTPSVVGFAKDAERLVGQIAKRQAVTNPTNTVYSIKRFMGRRYGEVPSEIKNIPYKVEDTGGEVKVNISGKLYSPPEISAMILQKLKSAAEDYLGQKVTEAVITVPAYFNDSQRQATKDAGIIAGLDVKRIINEPTAAALAYGLDKKKDETIAVFDFGGGTFDISVLEVGDGVVEVKSTNGDTHLGGDDLDQRIIEWLVAEFKKDQGIDLSRDPMAMQRLKEAGEKAKIELSGVSESEINLPFITADASGPKHLNIKLSRSEFEKMVDDLLKRTLGPCRRALDDAGIPPEKIDEVVLVGGSTRIPKVQELVKNFFGKEPHKGVNPDEVVAIGAAIQGGVLAGDVKDVLLLDVTPLSLGIETLGGVLTRLIERNTTIPTRKSEVFSTAADNQTSVEIHVLQGEREMARDNRTLGKFQLVGIPAAPRGVPQIEVTFDIDANGIIHVTAKDRATNKEQKITVTSSSGLSKDEIEKMVKDADIHASDDKKKREQVDVRNQLDSLVYSTEKTLNENKSKVPASDVSNIEAALKEGKDALATEDVDTMKKAIENITKSAHKLAEFMYQQAQQSSASPEGSGSSAEGSESASQGTGASQGDDVVDAEFEDKN encoded by the coding sequence ATGGGAAAGATAGTTGGTATAGATCTTGGTACAACAAACTCAGTTGTGGCTGTAATGGAAGGCGGCGATGTTACTGTTATTCCCAATGCTGAGGGGAGCAGAACTACTCCTTCTGTGGTTGGTTTTGCAAAGGATGCAGAGAGACTTGTAGGGCAGATAGCAAAGAGACAAGCTGTTACTAATCCTACCAATACGGTTTATTCCATAAAAAGGTTCATGGGAAGAAGATATGGGGAAGTGCCGAGCGAGATAAAAAATATTCCTTACAAGGTTGAAGATACCGGCGGCGAGGTAAAGGTGAATATAAGCGGAAAGCTTTATTCCCCGCCTGAAATATCTGCCATGATTCTTCAAAAGCTTAAATCCGCAGCAGAAGATTATCTGGGACAAAAGGTCACAGAGGCAGTTATCACGGTACCTGCGTATTTTAATGACAGTCAGAGGCAGGCAACCAAAGATGCAGGAATCATTGCAGGTCTCGATGTAAAGAGGATTATAAACGAACCTACTGCTGCTGCGCTTGCATATGGTCTTGATAAGAAAAAGGATGAAACAATAGCTGTATTTGACTTCGGCGGCGGCACTTTTGATATATCGGTTCTGGAGGTTGGGGACGGAGTAGTAGAAGTTAAATCTACCAATGGCGACACACACCTGGGAGGCGATGATTTAGATCAGAGGATTATTGAATGGCTTGTTGCGGAGTTTAAGAAAGACCAGGGTATAGATTTAAGCCGTGACCCAATGGCAATGCAGAGGCTCAAGGAAGCTGGTGAAAAGGCAAAGATTGAGCTTTCCGGCGTTTCAGAAAGTGAAATAAATCTTCCATTTATTACAGCAGATGCATCAGGGCCAAAGCACCTTAATATCAAGCTTTCAAGATCTGAATTTGAAAAAATGGTAGATGACCTGCTAAAGAGGACCCTCGGTCCATGCAGAAGAGCTCTTGATGATGCAGGTATTCCCCCTGAGAAGATAGATGAAGTCGTTCTTGTCGGAGGTTCAACCAGAATACCAAAAGTACAGGAACTTGTTAAAAACTTTTTCGGCAAAGAGCCTCATAAAGGGGTTAATCCTGATGAGGTAGTGGCAATAGGTGCTGCCATACAGGGTGGTGTTCTTGCAGGAGACGTAAAGGATGTTCTTCTACTTGATGTAACTCCTCTTTCGCTTGGAATTGAAACTCTCGGCGGAGTACTGACAAGGCTTATAGAAAGGAATACGACGATTCCAACAAGAAAGTCAGAAGTCTTTTCTACTGCTGCTGACAACCAGACAAGTGTTGAGATACACGTCCTCCAGGGAGAAAGAGAAATGGCCCGTGACAACAGAACGCTTGGCAAGTTCCAGCTTGTAGGAATACCTGCCGCCCCGCGCGGTGTACCGCAGATCGAGGTTACTTTTGATATAGATGCAAATGGTATTATCCACGTAACAGCGAAAGATCGAGCAACCAATAAGGAGCAGAAAATAACAGTTACCTCCTCGTCTGGACTCTCTAAAGATGAGATTGAGAAGATGGTAAAGGATGCTGATATCCACGCTTCTGATGATAAGAAAAAGAGGGAACAGGTAGATGTGAGGAATCAGCTTGATTCCCTTGTATATTCCACTGAGAAGACATTGAATGAAAACAAGAGCAAGGTGCCTGCCAGTGATGTTTCAAATATTGAAGCAGCGCTAAAGGAAGGAAAAGATGCTCTTGCGACAGAGGATGTTGACACAATGAAGAAAGCCATAGAAAACATTACGAAGTCAGCGCATAAACTTGCTGAGTTTATGTATCAGCAGGCTCAGCAGTCTTCAGCTTCACCGGAAGGTTCTGGGAGCTCCGCAGAAGGATCTGAATCTGCTTCGCAGGGAACAGGAGCTTCGCAGGGAGATGATGTGGTTGACGCTGAATTTGAGGACAAGAACTAA
- a CDS encoding DUF169 domain-containing protein, with protein sequence MSLNKELNDQLMAKENYERKILAFKIYDDIPQGIEFYGNDMSMLCAIAAEAWEKPSPFYVTKENCVCGGSLYAGIGSRKVSKEEREVGMSVLFGEGAPYGSKAVFRKVGQQIPKHHKHHKYLVIGGLDKVENPDIVHITGNANQIYKLTKSYTWETGELVHGLSGTSWCAQSLPGSYRDQKITFTLGDHGGRSLMGVKDYELFCTIPYKLLPMVVKNLDKAL encoded by the coding sequence ATGAGTCTTAACAAGGAACTTAATGATCAGTTAATGGCAAAAGAAAACTATGAGCGTAAAATTCTGGCATTTAAAATTTATGATGATATTCCCCAGGGGATAGAATTCTACGGCAATGACATGAGCATGCTATGCGCTATTGCGGCCGAGGCATGGGAAAAACCCAGCCCATTTTATGTTACCAAGGAAAACTGCGTATGCGGCGGTTCTTTATATGCCGGGATAGGCTCAAGAAAAGTTTCAAAGGAAGAGCGGGAAGTGGGCATGAGCGTTCTTTTCGGAGAAGGAGCACCTTATGGCTCAAAAGCGGTTTTCAGGAAGGTCGGCCAACAAATTCCAAAACATCATAAACATCACAAATACCTTGTAATTGGCGGACTTGACAAGGTAGAAAATCCTGACATTGTCCACATAACAGGGAATGCAAACCAGATTTACAAGCTTACAAAATCCTACACTTGGGAGACAGGCGAACTTGTACACGGACTTTCAGGAACATCATGGTGCGCCCAGTCGCTTCCCGGCTCATACAGGGACCAGAAGATCACCTTCACCCTCGGCGACCATGGAGGAAGGAGCCTCATGGGTGTTAAAGATTATGAACTATTCTGCACTATCCCATACAAGCTGCTTCCAATGGTTGTAAAAAACCTAGACAAAGCATTATAG
- a CDS encoding SDR family oxidoreductase has product MDTRCRRLAGKNAIVIGGGSGIGRAGAIRMAQEGANIIIADIVKERVDKTVPEIEKLGRKSLGFVVDAAKLNELDELAKKSIDAFRQIDILVYSAGVGDKNDPILEVSLEKWEWIFAVNLKGLLYITQKIAAHMIEKELKGKIITFSSTMAKTPQGGGGGAYVASKAGVIGLTKALACELGIYNINVNCICPGLIDTPIWHTGDRAADMPPGSMVKMVAEQAIINGQLKIQRVGAPEDLAGGIAFLASSDSDYVTGQAFNLCGGLEFH; this is encoded by the coding sequence ATGGATACAAGATGCAGAAGATTAGCTGGGAAAAATGCCATTGTGATCGGAGGGGGAAGCGGAATCGGCAGAGCAGGTGCCATAAGGATGGCTCAGGAAGGGGCGAACATAATCATCGCCGACATCGTAAAAGAAAGAGTTGATAAAACAGTACCTGAAATAGAAAAACTCGGGAGAAAATCTCTTGGCTTTGTCGTTGATGCGGCAAAGCTCAATGAACTTGACGAGCTTGCAAAAAAATCAATCGATGCATTCAGACAGATTGACATACTTGTTTACAGCGCAGGTGTAGGAGATAAAAACGATCCAATACTTGAAGTATCATTGGAAAAATGGGAATGGATCTTTGCCGTAAACCTGAAGGGGCTTCTTTATATTACACAAAAGATTGCAGCCCATATGATTGAAAAGGAGCTAAAAGGAAAAATCATAACATTTTCTTCAACAATGGCAAAAACACCGCAGGGTGGAGGCGGCGGAGCATACGTTGCGTCAAAAGCAGGCGTAATTGGTCTTACAAAAGCACTTGCCTGTGAGCTTGGAATCTATAACATAAATGTGAACTGCATATGCCCCGGACTTATTGACACACCAATATGGCACACCGGAGACAGGGCAGCCGATATGCCGCCGGGGAGCATGGTGAAGATGGTTGCAGAACAGGCGATTATTAACGGGCAGCTAAAAATCCAGCGGGTAGGGGCGCCTGAAGACCTTGCCGGTGGGATTGCATTTCTGGCATCAAGTGATTCGGATTATGTGACGGGACAGGCTTTCAACTTATGCGGAGGCCTCGAATTCCACTGA
- a CDS encoding type II toxin-antitoxin system RelE/ParE family toxin has product MIFASKTLNEFAERGRVVPEISNSKIRELFVQDYRLVYKISRLRIEILGIIHGRRDLKKLWEKEDREK; this is encoded by the coding sequence ATTATTTTTGCGAGTAAAACTCTCAATGAATTTGCAGAAAGAGGACGTGTAGTTCCCGAAATCAGCAATTCAAAAATTCGCGAACTTTTTGTTCAAGATTACCGCTTAGTATATAAAATTTCCCGGCTACGAATTGAGATATTGGGAATAATCCATGGGAGGCGGGACTTGAAAAAGCTTTGGGAAAAGGAAGATAGAGAAAAATAA
- a CDS encoding metallophosphoesterase, which yields MRNTSLLYLVLSLLLFSTIIVTTQWYLGKRTLRWVGRLDLPDKKKRLLKGLTICALVFLNMPLVYTFIAGVPKNPVPPLIMYPIVYPYAIWGSSYVFILIILKLKDLISFALRKTKTLAGRSSSQPAENEIYTDPSRRNFLSIAGKSIVAAPVALSCYGVFIGKQNYITREVNINIPGLPMELQRLKIVQISDIHCGIFMGEAEIRKWINILESLKPDILLVTGDFVGTSNDSVEYCAAGLKYLRSMMPIYACLGNHDYYGNEKDLIGAISNSGVNILRNSSDTIAFKGADLNICGVEDMMNSDPDLAIAVKKIDDTKATILMSHNPNYFKEAKKHGIDLTISGHTHGGQVDINLAGLYLSPAQLITKYVKGHFIENGCNLYVNAGIGTIGFPLRLNVPPEITVFKLI from the coding sequence ATGCGAAACACGAGTTTACTTTATCTTGTACTTTCTCTTTTATTGTTCTCGACTATCATTGTAACAACACAGTGGTATCTCGGCAAAAGGACGCTTAGATGGGTTGGGAGGCTTGACCTTCCAGATAAGAAGAAAAGACTTTTAAAGGGACTAACAATCTGCGCCCTGGTTTTTCTTAATATGCCTTTGGTTTACACCTTTATCGCAGGCGTTCCGAAGAACCCGGTTCCCCCGCTAATCATGTATCCCATAGTTTATCCATATGCTATATGGGGAAGCTCTTATGTGTTTATCTTAATAATCCTGAAGCTAAAAGATCTCATCTCTTTTGCTTTGAGAAAAACAAAAACTCTTGCAGGCAGAAGTTCCTCACAACCAGCGGAAAATGAAATTTATACTGACCCTTCACGGAGAAATTTTTTAAGCATTGCAGGGAAAAGTATAGTGGCTGCACCTGTTGCTCTTTCATGTTACGGAGTATTTATAGGCAAACAAAATTATATAACACGGGAAGTGAATATCAATATCCCCGGTTTACCGATGGAACTTCAAAGACTAAAAATAGTCCAGATAAGCGATATCCATTGCGGCATATTCATGGGCGAAGCTGAAATCAGGAAATGGATAAACATCCTGGAATCTCTTAAGCCTGACATACTTCTTGTAACTGGAGATTTTGTAGGCACTTCCAATGACTCGGTCGAATATTGCGCCGCAGGACTAAAATATCTCCGCTCTATGATGCCTATATACGCATGCCTCGGAAATCACGATTATTACGGCAATGAAAAAGATTTAATCGGCGCTATCAGCAATAGTGGTGTAAACATACTCCGAAACAGCTCTGATACAATTGCATTTAAGGGTGCAGACTTAAATATTTGCGGTGTAGAGGACATGATGAATTCAGATCCTGATCTTGCAATCGCAGTAAAAAAGATTGATGACACTAAAGCCACAATCCTTATGTCCCATAATCCAAACTATTTCAAAGAAGCAAAAAAACATGGAATAGACCTCACCATATCAGGGCATACGCATGGAGGACAGGTAGATATAAATCTTGCAGGCCTTTACTTAAGCCCGGCTCAGCTCATAACCAAATATGTAAAAGGGCATTTCATAGAAAACGGATGCAACCTTTATGTTAATGCAGGAATCGGCACTATAGGATTTCCTCTCCGTCTCAATGTCCCGCCTGAAATAACAGTTTTCAAGCTCATTTAA
- a CDS encoding 4Fe-4S binding protein, whose protein sequence is MQWEPEAEQAFIKMPLSDMAKAMAKVFAEKKARFNKSSKVTMKEIEATKRVYFGVVSEESRLKEWDKRIKEGEADLMEKMEKEARDILAKEIDMFDIDLCHAQYFRCTSQIAEVRQLAAKLKKRLQELKVSEMVADMLHDDERILPHNRISFSISACPNSCTGTAHKEFGIHGTAIPIVTDVECSQCYACVNRCPDNAVLLINGKPKIDYGKCKICEACVKVCPTGTLGVEKRGYALTVGGAFGRHHKVGYEIYRVATEAELFSALEKSIQFIKEKAIGEESITSILTRTGIAPIFEKIFKSAN, encoded by the coding sequence ATGCAGTGGGAACCAGAGGCGGAACAGGCATTTATAAAAATGCCCTTGTCAGACATGGCGAAGGCAATGGCAAAGGTGTTTGCTGAAAAGAAAGCACGCTTTAACAAAAGCAGCAAAGTAACAATGAAGGAGATTGAGGCAACAAAAAGAGTTTATTTTGGCGTTGTTTCTGAAGAATCAAGGCTCAAAGAATGGGATAAGAGGATTAAAGAAGGCGAAGCAGATTTAATGGAGAAGATGGAAAAGGAAGCACGCGACATCCTGGCAAAGGAAATAGATATGTTCGATATCGATCTTTGCCATGCTCAGTACTTCCGCTGTACATCACAGATTGCCGAGGTAAGGCAGTTAGCCGCTAAATTGAAGAAAAGGCTCCAGGAATTGAAGGTTTCAGAAATGGTGGCTGACATGCTTCATGATGACGAGAGGATACTCCCTCATAACAGAATATCATTTTCCATTTCTGCCTGCCCCAACTCATGCACAGGTACGGCACACAAGGAATTTGGGATTCATGGTACAGCTATTCCGATAGTCACAGATGTTGAATGTTCCCAGTGTTATGCCTGCGTGAACAGATGCCCTGATAATGCTGTTCTTCTGATAAACGGGAAACCTAAGATAGATTACGGCAAGTGCAAGATATGCGAAGCCTGCGTTAAAGTATGCCCCACAGGGACTCTCGGTGTAGAAAAAAGAGGATATGCATTGACTGTGGGAGGCGCATTTGGACGCCACCACAAGGTAGGATACGAGATATATCGTGTGGCAACTGAGGCGGAGCTTTTCAGCGCGCTTGAAAAATCAATACAGTTTATAAAAGAAAAGGCAATCGGAGAAGAGAGCATTACTTCAATCCTCACGAGAACAGGCATTGCGCCAATTTTCGAGAAGATTTTCAAATCAGCAAATTAG
- a CDS encoding MBL fold metallo-hydrolase yields the protein MKIKWYGHSSFLITGDNGTKIITDPYEAGGYDGAIGYHPINDTADAVLCSHNHRDHGHSEGVPGEFKLIDSADKFSVNGINIEGIEAHHDKQGGAERGKIIIFKMTVDDVTVCHLGDLGHEIDEELAGKIKPVDVLLIPIGGIFTIDSQEADKVIQSILPRITIPMHYKTDKCGFPLARIDEFVDRKRNISLMATSEITITKGTLPKRPMIMLLDHAL from the coding sequence TTGAAAATAAAATGGTATGGACATTCATCATTTCTTATAACCGGTGACAACGGAACAAAGATAATAACTGATCCTTACGAAGCCGGAGGTTACGACGGAGCGATTGGATATCATCCGATAAACGATACCGCTGATGCTGTGCTTTGCTCTCATAACCATAGAGACCACGGCCATTCGGAAGGAGTCCCTGGAGAATTCAAGCTTATTGACAGTGCAGACAAGTTTTCTGTTAATGGGATAAATATTGAGGGAATTGAAGCACACCATGACAAACAGGGCGGAGCTGAGCGCGGGAAAATTATCATATTCAAGATGACGGTTGATGATGTTACGGTGTGCCATCTTGGAGACCTTGGACATGAAATAGATGAAGAACTGGCAGGAAAGATAAAGCCTGTTGATGTTCTTCTAATACCGATTGGCGGTATTTTTACGATCGACTCCCAGGAAGCTGACAAGGTGATCCAATCAATTTTGCCCCGGATTACAATCCCTATGCATTACAAGACCGATAAGTGCGGCTTCCCTCTTGCCCGCATTGATGAGTTTGTAGATCGGAAAAGAAACATATCTCTCATGGCAACAAGCGAGATAACCATAACAAAGGGAACACTTCCTAAGAGGCCCATGATTATGCTCCTTGACCATGCTCTTTAA
- a CDS encoding PHP domain-containing protein yields the protein MKEKYALDLHVHTSNFSLCSRLSPHALVARAMELQLDGIVITEHGKVWSGTQIEDLKESTGADDLLILSGQEIRAISNKGTEGDVLVYGVDENLPEYLSIEELLAIVESSGGAAVAAHPRRNILSFGEEIFNYSFDGIESLNSNYGYNDIMLSLNDMKRLDCAFTGGSDAHTVSRVGNYLTFFEQAVESIADIVSAIRNKKCRPACGIMNEREMKELLQKNNIEMFLQNDNLRECTG from the coding sequence ATGAAAGAAAAATATGCTCTAGACCTTCATGTTCATACAAGTAATTTCAGCCTCTGTAGCAGGCTTTCCCCACATGCGCTTGTTGCAAGGGCGATGGAACTCCAACTTGACGGTATAGTCATTACCGAACATGGCAAGGTATGGTCAGGAACTCAGATTGAAGACCTTAAAGAAAGCACCGGAGCCGATGATCTGTTAATACTTTCAGGACAGGAAATACGCGCCATTAGCAATAAAGGAACGGAAGGGGATGTTCTCGTTTATGGAGTTGATGAAAACCTTCCAGAGTATTTGTCCATAGAAGAGCTCCTTGCGATAGTGGAAAGCTCCGGAGGAGCTGCCGTTGCGGCCCACCCCAGAAGAAATATACTAAGCTTCGGGGAAGAGATATTTAATTATTCTTTTGACGGCATAGAGTCTTTAAACTCAAACTATGGATATAATGACATCATGTTGTCTCTAAATGACATGAAGAGGTTAGACTGTGCATTCACCGGCGGAAGCGATGCGCACACTGTGTCCAGAGTAGGCAATTATCTTACTTTTTTTGAGCAAGCCGTAGAAAGCATTGCAGACATCGTGTCAGCTATCAGGAACAAAAAATGCAGGCCTGCTTGCGGTATCATGAATGAAAGGGAAATGAAGGAACTTCT